From the Clarias gariepinus isolate MV-2021 ecotype Netherlands chromosome 3, CGAR_prim_01v2, whole genome shotgun sequence genome, one window contains:
- the hoxa4a gene encoding homeobox protein Hox-A4a translates to MSSYLINSNYIEPSFPPCEEYEDNGYISVSSDYYERPKESGFSHHEGATYPRPNYPNPNYDYGNVSTNDLADFNDRLHIQPRSVPQNHEPQLRMEDCTTTANKDCSLATEAHSDTQKGKEPVVYPWMKKVHVNSMTANYAGGVPKRSRTAYTRQQALELEKEFHFNRYLTRRRRVEIAHTMCLSERQVKIWFQNRRMKWKKDHKLPNTKIRSSSSSSTHQVKTDAGQQQQTLIPTPCSLSL, encoded by the exons ATGAGTTCATACTTAATCAATTCGAATTACATCGAGCCATCTTTCCCGCCCTGCGAGGAATACGAAGACAACGGTTATATCTCCGTCTCTTCAGACTACTACGAGCGACCCAAAGAATCAGGCTTCTCCCATCACGAAGGGGCAACATACCCGCGGCCAAATTACCCAAACCCGAACTATGATTACGGTAATGTTTCAACCAATGACCTCGCCGATTTCAACGATCGGCTTCACATACAACCTCGGTCTGTTCCACAAAATCACGAGCCCCAACTGCGTATGGAAGACTGCACAACGACGGCCAACAAGGATTGCAGCCTCGCCACTGAAGCTCACTCTGACACGCAAAAAGGAAAGGAGCCGGTAGTGTACCCTTGGATGAAAAAAGTCCACGTCAATTCGA tgaCCGCGAACTACGCTGGAGGAGTGCCTAAAAGGTCTCGCACCGCCTACACTCGCCAGCAAGCTCTTGAGCTTGAGAAGGAGTTTCACTTTAACCGATACCTGACTCGCCGTCGGCGCGTGGAGATAGCGCATACAATGTGTCTATCAGAAAGACAGGTAAAAATCTGGTTCCAGAACCGCCGTATGAAGTGGAAGAAAGACCACAAGCTTCCCAATACGAAGATCCGTTCTAGCAGCTCTTCTTCCACTCACCAAGTGAAAACGGACGCGGGCCAACAGCAGCAGACATTAATTCCCACTCCGTGTTCATTAAGTCTATAG